One genomic region from Anabaena sp. PCC 7108 encodes:
- the petC gene encoding cytochrome b6-f complex iron-sulfur subunit, with the protein MAQFSESADVPDMGRRQFMNLLTFGTVTGVALGALYPVVNYFIPPASGGAGGGTTAKDELGNSVKVSQFLSSHNVGDRTLVQGLKGDPTYIVVESKEAIADYGINAICTHLGCVVPWNVAENKFKCPCHGSQYDATGKVVRGPAPLSLALAHTTVNDDQIVLTPWTETDFRTKEAPWWS; encoded by the coding sequence ATGGCTCAATTTTCTGAATCAGCAGACGTTCCTGATATGGGTCGTCGTCAATTCATGAACCTGCTCACTTTTGGAACTGTGACAGGGGTGGCTCTGGGAGCATTATATCCCGTAGTCAACTACTTTATTCCCCCTGCCAGTGGTGGCGCTGGTGGTGGTACAACAGCAAAAGATGAATTGGGTAACAGCGTTAAAGTTAGTCAATTTCTTTCTAGCCATAATGTAGGCGATCGCACTCTAGTTCAAGGACTCAAAGGCGACCCCACTTATATTGTCGTAGAAAGCAAAGAAGCGATCGCGGATTATGGTATCAACGCCATCTGTACTCACCTGGGTTGTGTCGTTCCCTGGAACGTAGCTGAGAACAAGTTTAAATGCCCTTGTCATGGTTCCCAGTACGACGCAACTGGTAAAGTTGTTCGGGGGCCTGCACCTCTATCTTTGGCTTTGGCTCACACCACAGTTAATGACGACCAAATCGTTTTGACCCCTTGGACAGAAACCGACTTCCGCACCAAAGAAGCTCCTTGGTGGTCTTAA
- a CDS encoding DUF3067 family protein has protein sequence MTGKELRQLLIDKWGYSYDVQFRRTQGKVFLQVMWKYVEQASFPLSEPEYQEHIDGIANYLHALGGTIQVQTFIAQTKERPRLGKAVSIPLDLGDRTSEWIL, from the coding sequence ATGACAGGAAAGGAATTACGTCAACTGTTGATTGATAAGTGGGGATACTCCTATGATGTCCAGTTTCGTCGGACACAGGGGAAGGTATTTCTACAAGTCATGTGGAAATATGTTGAACAAGCCTCATTCCCTTTAAGCGAGCCTGAGTACCAAGAGCATATTGACGGTATTGCTAATTATCTCCATGCTTTGGGAGGAACAATACAAGTACAAACTTTTATTGCCCAAACTAAAGAACGTCCTCGATTGGGTAAAGCGGTTAGTATTCCCTTAGATTTGGGCGATCGCACTTCCGAATGGATATTATGA
- the tatC gene encoding twin-arginine translocase subunit TatC, protein MTPLPDVDTINSPNIDTEGYGNSEVNPQDELSDDVEMSFFDHLEELRQRIFYSLIAVVVGVIGCFIVVKPLVQLLEVPAHGIKFLQLAPGEYFFVSIKVAGYSGLVLASPFILYQIIQFVLPGLTRRERRLLAPVVLGSSVLFVGGLVFAYLLLIPAALQFFISYGADVVEQLWSIEKYFEFVLLLLFSTGLAFQIPIIQLLLGNLGIVSSAKMLAGWRFVIMGAVILGAVLTPSTDPLTQSLLAGAVLGLYFGGVGLVKLTGK, encoded by the coding sequence ATGACACCTTTACCAGATGTAGATACTATCAATTCTCCCAATATAGATACAGAAGGATACGGAAATTCAGAAGTTAATCCCCAGGATGAGTTATCAGATGATGTCGAAATGTCATTTTTCGACCATCTTGAAGAATTACGGCAACGGATTTTCTATTCTTTAATCGCTGTAGTAGTGGGTGTTATTGGCTGTTTTATCGTCGTTAAACCTCTTGTACAGCTACTAGAAGTCCCAGCGCATGGGATCAAGTTTCTGCAACTAGCACCAGGAGAATATTTCTTTGTCTCCATTAAAGTTGCGGGTTACAGTGGTTTGGTGCTTGCTAGTCCCTTCATTCTTTACCAAATTATCCAATTCGTACTTCCCGGACTAACACGTCGAGAACGTCGTTTGTTAGCACCTGTGGTTTTGGGTTCTAGTGTGCTATTTGTCGGCGGGTTAGTATTTGCTTACTTGCTACTTATTCCCGCAGCTTTACAATTTTTTATCAGCTACGGTGCAGATGTTGTCGAACAACTATGGTCAATTGAAAAATATTTTGAATTTGTGCTGTTATTGTTATTCAGCACTGGGTTAGCATTTCAAATTCCCATTATTCAATTGTTGTTAGGTAATTTAGGGATTGTCTCTTCCGCAAAAATGCTGGCTGGGTGGCGTTTTGTGATTATGGGAGCAGTAATTTTGGGTGCTGTACTGACACCTTCTACAGATCCCCTCACTCAAAGTCTTTTAGCAGGGGCGGTTTTAGGACTTTATTTTGGTGGAGTTGGTTTAGTTAAACTGACGGGAAAATAA
- a CDS encoding FAD-dependent hydroxylase, with protein sequence MSLTQLTQTLPPPQTPTHQQQYDYDLVIVGGGIVGLTLAAALKDSGLSVLLIEAKVTSAAVAKGQAYAVHMLSARIFQGIGIWDKILPNVAKYNKVRLSDADYADVVKFQTSDLGTSELGYVAEHYTLLQPLQEFVQNCPNVTYLCPAEVINTQNDKDIVTVNIKVDGENRTIRSKLLVAADGSKSPIRQAAGIKTKGWKYWQSCIVAFVKPEKCHNHTAYEKFWASGPFAILPLPGNRCRIVWTAPHEEAKALCALNDQEFLAELTKRYGEQMGKLELLGDRFIFQVQLMQSDRYVLPRLALVGDAAHNCHPVGGQGLNLGIRDAAALAEVIQTAHQVGEDIGNIQILKKYERWRKKENLTILGFTDLLDRVFSNNFLPVVIIRRLGLWLMQRVPMLKVFALKLMIGLKGKTPELAKR encoded by the coding sequence ATGTCCCTGACTCAGCTTACTCAAACCCTTCCTCCTCCCCAAACACCCACACACCAACAGCAATATGATTATGATTTGGTAATTGTTGGTGGTGGAATTGTTGGCTTAACCCTGGCTGCTGCTTTAAAAGACTCTGGCTTAAGTGTGCTACTAATTGAAGCTAAGGTGACATCAGCCGCAGTCGCTAAAGGCCAAGCTTACGCCGTACATATGCTTTCAGCCCGGATTTTCCAAGGAATTGGTATTTGGGACAAAATCCTCCCCAATGTCGCTAAATATAACAAAGTGCGGCTATCTGATGCTGACTATGCCGATGTGGTGAAATTCCAAACTTCTGATTTAGGGACTTCAGAATTAGGTTATGTAGCTGAACATTATACACTGTTACAACCTTTACAGGAATTTGTACAGAATTGTCCGAATGTAACTTATCTCTGTCCAGCGGAAGTGATAAATACGCAAAATGACAAAGATATAGTTACAGTTAATATTAAAGTTGATGGTGAAAATCGGACAATTCGTAGTAAGTTGCTAGTGGCAGCAGATGGTTCAAAGTCGCCAATTCGTCAAGCTGCGGGAATTAAAACTAAAGGCTGGAAATATTGGCAATCATGTATTGTGGCTTTTGTCAAGCCAGAAAAATGCCATAATCATACAGCTTATGAGAAGTTTTGGGCTAGTGGTCCCTTTGCAATTTTACCCTTACCCGGGAACCGTTGCCGTATTGTGTGGACGGCACCTCATGAAGAAGCCAAAGCTTTATGTGCTTTAAATGATCAAGAATTTTTGGCTGAACTCACCAAACGCTATGGTGAGCAGATGGGTAAATTGGAATTATTGGGCGATCGCTTTATTTTTCAGGTACAGTTGATGCAGAGCGATCGCTATGTCCTCCCCCGTCTGGCTTTAGTTGGAGATGCAGCACACAACTGTCATCCTGTCGGTGGACAAGGTTTAAATTTAGGTATTCGTGACGCAGCAGCTTTAGCAGAAGTTATCCAAACAGCGCACCAAGTCGGTGAAGATATTGGTAATATCCAAATTCTCAAAAAATATGAGCGCTGGAGAAAAAAAGAAAACCTCACAATTTTAGGTTTTACAGATTTATTAGATCGAGTATTTTCTAATAACTTCCTACCAGTGGTAATCATTCGGCGTTTGGGTTTATGGTTGATGCAGCGAGTACCAATGTTAAAAGTATTTGCACTCAAATTGATGATTGGGTTAAAGGGGAAAACTCCAGAATTAGCAAAACGATAA
- a CDS encoding transglycosylase SLT domain-containing protein — MLKKLQNKQIYLIAGAGLCAFLVGGMVSAPQAGKTLSKWLNVSQSKPEQLSETNKSKSVVFSLISQSLPERAAKLSEIAQSSESPDQKRASYLLASDYLETNQGEKALALLQGLEKDYPVLAPYILLKQAQAEDMLGEKGKASDLRQKVLKDYPQEAAAVKAIYLIGQPKLHDQAIAQFPSHPLTWEIIRKRLKDNPNQPKLQLILAKYAANEPGIVGILDQLVKQPQLTPANWELIGSVYWDNNQFTKAANAYTKAPKTARSLYRTARGLQLNKERDKAVPLYKQQVQQFPTAEETGTALLRLAEIAPGKAAIPYLDQIINKFPQQAPKALVQKAKLLETLNDNQSANTTWKLLLGKYSSSNEAAEYRWKTALNKAKAQDYVGAWQWAQPIAANNPNSILAPRASFWVGKWATTLGKQQEARTAYEYVLSQFPQSYYAWRSASILGLDVGNFNNLRLMNPEVVPHQRPVPTAGSDTFKELYLLGQDRDAWFQWKTEFQNKDKPTVAEDFTEGLMLLAKGENLIGIDKISKLEDREIPAEKAEYAALSQQIIYWQARYPFPYLQEIEKWSTTRKLNPLLVTALMRQESRFQPKIKSIVGATGLMQVMPSTAAWIAPQINVDMKTINLENPNDNIMLGTWYLDHTHQQYGNNSMLAIASYNAGPGNVAKWLRTISKEDPDEFVEEIPFDETRNYVRQVFGNYWNYLRLYNPEISAVVAKYSATHPKLPTQ; from the coding sequence ATGCTGAAGAAACTACAAAACAAGCAAATTTATCTGATTGCTGGCGCAGGACTATGTGCCTTTTTAGTCGGCGGTATGGTGTCAGCCCCACAAGCTGGGAAAACCCTGAGTAAATGGTTAAACGTAAGTCAGAGTAAACCTGAGCAATTATCTGAGACGAATAAATCAAAGTCTGTTGTCTTTAGTTTAATATCTCAATCTTTACCAGAACGCGCCGCCAAACTAAGTGAAATTGCTCAAAGCAGCGAATCGCCAGATCAAAAAAGAGCTAGTTATCTCTTGGCCAGCGATTACCTGGAAACCAACCAAGGAGAAAAAGCACTAGCTTTACTACAAGGACTAGAAAAAGATTATCCGGTTTTAGCACCATACATTCTGCTCAAACAGGCTCAGGCAGAGGATATGCTGGGTGAAAAGGGTAAAGCTTCAGATTTGCGGCAAAAAGTCCTAAAAGATTATCCCCAAGAAGCAGCCGCAGTTAAGGCGATATACTTGATTGGGCAACCAAAACTACATGATCAAGCGATCGCACAATTTCCTTCTCATCCCCTCACCTGGGAAATTATCCGCAAACGCTTAAAAGATAATCCCAATCAACCCAAATTACAACTAATTTTAGCTAAATACGCTGCCAATGAACCGGGCATTGTCGGTATATTAGATCAATTAGTGAAACAGCCTCAACTCACACCCGCAAATTGGGAACTCATTGGTTCAGTTTATTGGGACAATAATCAATTTACCAAAGCGGCTAATGCTTATACTAAAGCACCCAAAACAGCCCGCAGTCTCTACCGCACCGCTAGAGGGTTACAGTTAAACAAAGAGCGAGACAAAGCAGTTCCTCTCTATAAACAACAGGTGCAACAATTCCCCACCGCTGAAGAAACAGGAACAGCCCTGTTGAGATTAGCAGAAATTGCCCCAGGAAAAGCCGCAATCCCTTATCTTGACCAAATAATTAATAAATTTCCTCAACAAGCACCGAAAGCACTCGTACAAAAAGCTAAATTACTGGAAACTCTCAACGATAACCAGTCAGCTAATACGACTTGGAAATTACTTTTAGGTAAGTATAGCAGTTCTAATGAAGCGGCAGAATATCGCTGGAAAACAGCCCTAAATAAAGCCAAAGCCCAAGATTATGTAGGTGCATGGCAATGGGCGCAACCAATAGCTGCTAATAATCCTAACAGCATTTTAGCTCCTAGAGCCAGTTTTTGGGTAGGTAAATGGGCAACTACACTAGGAAAACAGCAGGAAGCTCGTACTGCTTATGAGTATGTACTTAGCCAATTTCCCCAATCTTATTACGCATGGCGCTCTGCAAGCATTTTGGGGTTAGATGTAGGTAATTTTAATAACCTGCGACTGATGAACCCGGAAGTTGTCCCACATCAGCGTCCTGTACCAACAGCGGGTTCTGACACTTTTAAGGAATTATACTTATTAGGTCAAGATCGTGATGCTTGGTTTCAGTGGAAGACAGAATTTCAGAACAAAGATAAGCCTACTGTAGCCGAAGACTTTACCGAAGGGTTGATGCTGTTGGCCAAGGGCGAAAATCTCATCGGGATTGATAAGATTTCTAAATTGGAAGATCGGGAAATACCCGCAGAAAAAGCCGAATATGCAGCTTTAAGTCAACAAATCATTTATTGGCAAGCTCGTTATCCTTTTCCCTATCTCCAAGAAATTGAAAAATGGTCAACTACACGTAAACTGAATCCTCTGCTAGTTACAGCCCTGATGCGTCAGGAGTCGCGGTTTCAGCCAAAAATTAAATCTATAGTCGGTGCAACGGGTTTAATGCAGGTAATGCCCAGTACAGCAGCATGGATAGCCCCGCAAATTAATGTTGATATGAAAACCATTAATTTGGAAAACCCGAACGATAACATTATGCTGGGTACTTGGTATTTAGATCACACTCATCAGCAATATGGAAATAATTCCATGTTAGCGATCGCTAGTTATAATGCTGGTCCAGGTAACGTTGCCAAATGGTTGCGAACTATATCCAAAGAAGATCCAGATGAGTTTGTAGAAGAAATTCCTTTTGATGAAACCAGAAATTACGTTAGGCAAGTTTTTGGTAATTACTGGAATTATCTCCGACTATATAACCCAGAAATTTCGGCTGTGGTTGCTAAATACTCAGCCACACACCCCAAATTACCAACTCAGTAA